The segment CCCGGGCAGCGATCACAGCTATGGCAGCCTGTCCCGTGTCACCCGCATTGATGAGCGCTATCGCCCATCTATGGACACTTACCGGGCCCCCAGCCGCCAGGACATCTATGGCCCCCAACCTCAAGTGCGAGTTGGGGGCAGTAACATGGACCTCAACCACTTCCACCCTGAGCCGTATGGCCTGGAAGATGACCAGCGCAGTGTGGGCTTTGATGATGTGGACTACGGGCTTATGTCTGACTATGGCACAGCCAGGAGAGCAGGGACACCATCTGATGCTCGACGTCGGCTCAGGTATTGGGGTACTGAGTGTGTGGCAGCGCACGTTGGGGCAGGGGGTTGCTCTGGAGTTCCTTTAACTCAGTTCTTTTCAAAGGAATCATAGCATCACTTAGGTTAGAAAAGACACACAAAATTAAGTCCAACCTTGATGTAACAAGATGTAATATAATAGGTTACTTTGAGCATAATTTGAGCTGCGCTGCCTTAAAATTCTTCACGTTCTCTGCAACAGCTTATGCCCTTAAATCTTCCAAGTGTTTGGTGCAGCGTGAATAGAAAGAGGGACAGTTCCACAAGCTGAGTCAGGCGTGGCTTGTGCAGGAGAAATCTTGTATCTGCTTCAAATTAATTGTGTGCTTAATTGGTGGTTAATACTCAGAGCTAATTGAACCAGTTGTCCTGCAGCAAGGAGTTCCATGAGTGGCTGGACATGGCTCTGGGCTCTTTCCCCTGCACTACCTGTTCTATTAGCATGGTAAGAAGTATCCAGCTGCTTTGTCACTGGCTGAGGTTGGGCACTGCAGTATTCATCCTATGCCCCAGTCTGGTTTATCTGCTGGGAAATGTGCCTGATGTTTGCTGGCTGGAAACAGCGGCAGCCTCATCATTGCATTCTTGCcaagctgagagcagcaggcagccttgGAGGAGTTGTGCTGAGCCTGGGGCTGAAGCAAACcaggctttgtgctgcagtgccctAGGGAATGCTCTTGCAGGGTGGGACAGGCTGCTCGACCTGTTTGACAGTTGCAGCTTCTCCCCTTCATTCTGCTGTGGGTGATCAGCAGCACTTTCAGCCtgactgctgtgcagctgcctCGGTCAGGTAGAAGAGGGGTTTGGTGGTCCTTAATAACTGCCCTCCAGGTGCTTGCAGGCACCTTGGAATGTTACCTGCCGGAGGCTGTGGCTGCCAGGGACTGGTATCTTGCACAGTTATCTCATACAAATGATGGTGGCTGCTGGCTGGCTAAGCCTCTCAGCTTGCTCTGCTTGCTGACTGTGCTGCCAAGTGCAGTttggggaggtgctggagtgAATTTGAAAGGGGCTGAGATAGGATTGGAGTGAGGAGCTGAGCCTGGACCCCCAGCAGTGGCGCGTGGCTGCCAGTGGGCTGGAATGCACATCCCTTCCTGCTATGGGGACAGTCAGAGGGATGACCACAGGCTCCTTAGGTGCCAAGGACAAGAAGCAGAGGCttgagaggaagggaaagggggaggCATTTGCTGGCCACTGTCAGGGATCCACCCGTTTCTCCTGTAAATCCCCAGTAGCTTTTGGCTGCTGCAGAGACTAAAGGAGGAGCTTTGTCTTTTTGGCTTGTGCCAGCACGagtgtttctgttgctgtgttaAACCAGTTGGGGCAGTTGTTCTCTCAGATTGATTTCCCCAGCTTTGTGTTGTGAAGTTTGTGCTGGTTAAAGTAGAGCTGGTGAGGCTGACTTGAGAAGCTGGCTTTGGCAGACCTGAGCCCCTGACTGGCCCTTCAGCACGCCCCTTGGACAGAAGGGATAAGGCAGAGTCCAGAAGAGTGGGGTTGTGTGCAGCCCTTTCCTACGGCCCCATGAGGAGGCTCTCCCTCCCCATGCAGACCGATAAAGATCACAGCAATCTGTGGAATCCAGGCACTGTTGAGCTTGGCTTGTCCCCTGCCTTCTCAGTTACCATCTTGCTTAGCTGACTGGCTCACTGAGATGGCAACAGGCAAGAGCAACATCCCACCCCCTGCCTCCAAGATGTTTGTCTTGAGCAGCGGCCTGGTGTTTAATGACTTCCTTCGGAGAGGCAGCTTGCCAGGCACGTGGGGGACAAGGGAGCATGTTAGGCAGAGAGTGCagagggtgtgtgtgtgtgcttagTGGTATGTGGCCTTGTACCCTCTGTATGACTCTGgagctccctgcctgcaggagggTTCAGCAGCACCACGGTAGTTCCTTTGCCTTCCCCTGCCTTGCTATGCCATCCCATACCCCTTTTGGGATGCTAAAGGCTTCTTATGGGGATGAggccagctgcaggctgtgctggcaaGAGTTGAGATGTCTCTTTTGTAGTGTTGGCATTGGGCAGCTGTCTTGctcctgctttgttctgctgcaaGGGCAGTGTTGATGGCCAAAGTGGTGTTCTCAGATGCCAGACTGTACAGCATTCTTTGGTTGCCAGCCCATGTGACTGTGCCCCTGGAGCTTGTGGTTTGGGCGAGTTCTATACCAGAGATAGTAGGGGAGGCTGTGTAGGGAGCAGAACATGTCATCGTCCTTTCTTGCATCTTTCTGTACCCGCTCAGTTGGTGACAGGGATCTTCCTGTGTCAGATTTGGGAGCTTAGAAGTGGGATCTGAAGGTGACTGAGCAAATGTGAGCCAGGGAACACAGCCTCATCTTGGACCTTGGTTGTGCAACCACAGTGTGTAGCACAATGGTCCCGATGGATGTAGCAATCAGAGTAGCACAGCCCCCTGCTCCTTCTGTCCCTTTCTGCTGGAGGCTTCCAAATTCCTTTGCCCCAAGTAAAGGGAAAACTATATTTGCCATGCAGGCTTGGCAGTGACCTAGAAGTAGGGCTGGAATCGGGGattctgtgtgctttgtgtgtgtgtaatggGCTGTGTGCACTACTGCCAGATAGAAGACTTGCTTGTACCAAGGCTGGGTGTGGAGGCCTGGGGAGCTTCTGTGTGATCTGCACTCACCAGCACTTTGTTGTGGGATGAACTTGCCCTCTAGTGGCCATGGACCTGAGTAGTTGTTTGTGGTGTTAATGTGTGCTGGCTCAGCATCAAAGCTGGGCCTTGCTACTGTAAAGGTTACACAGAGAGCAGGACTCTGTGTCTGACCCAGAAGAGATGTGGCGTGTGGGAAGTGACCTTAGTTGCTTCTGGGGCTGCTCAGGAACCTCCTGTTTCCCAATCCATCTTGGTGCTGTCTGGGGCTGGCCTCCAAGTAGCAGTGACTGTGTACCGTGTGTGTTTTCTCCATCCTCTACTGATGCTTGCTGTCTCCTCTCCTAGGAGTTATGAAGACATGCTGGTCGATGAAGTGGCTCCCGACCGGTACTACTGGGCCCCTCTGGCTCAGCATGAGCGGGGCAGCTTGGCTAGCCTGGATAGCCTGCGGAAAGGAGCACCAGCCCCAGGCAACTGGCGTCAGCCAGAGCTGCCAGAGGTGATAGCGATGCTGAGCTTCCGCCTGGATGCTGTCAAGTCCAATGCAGCAGCTTACCTGCAGCACCTGTGCTACCGTAATGACAAGGTGAAGACAGAGGTGCGCAAGCTGAAGGGCATTCCAGTGCTGGTGGGATTGTTGGACCACCCCAAGAAAGAGGTGCATTATGGTGCCTGCGGGGCCCTCAAGAACATCTCCTTTGGCAAGGACCAAGACAACAAAATTGCTATCAAGAATTGTGATGGGGTGCCTGCTTTGGTGCGCCTGTTGCGAAAGACCCATGATATGGACCTCACCGAAGTCATCACAGGTAACTGCTCTGGGGAGGTGAGGAGGTGCTAACCTGTTGGGTGAGATGTAGGGTGCAGGCATTTAAAGCCCACGTGGCCTGACCGAGCACCTTCTGTGTGTGGCTTTGCAGGAACACTGTGGAACCTGTCTTCACATGACTCCATCAAAATGGCCATTGTGGATCATGCACTGCATGCCCTGACTGATGAGGTTATCATCCCCCGCTCAGGCTGGGAGCGGGAACCCAATGAGGACTCAAAACCACGCCACATTGAGTGGGAATCTGTACTCACCAATACTGCTGGCTGCCTTAGGTAAGGGAGGGGGGCTACAAATGTCTGGCAGAGAGCTGTAGTGGGCTGGGGAGGAGTCTGCTTCCATCCTGGAGTGGGAAATGACTGCTTTGTTGGCTGTGGAGAAGCAGCTCCTGGGACAGCTGCTGTTTATGATGTGATGATGCTCCTTGGCACTGGAGGACTTTCTCTTTGTAGAGAGAAGCCAGAGAGGAGACTTCCTTTGATTTGAGCTCTTTTGAGTGTGGACTGCTCCTTGCTTGCCCTCAGCTGTCTCCCTCATGCTACATCTCTCTTGCTTGACAGGAATGTGAGCTCAGAGCGGAGTGAAGCCCGTCGGAAGCTGCGAGAATGTGATGGGCTGGTGGACGCCCTTATATACATCCTCCAGTCTGAGATCGGCCAGAAGGACTCAGATAGCAAGGTACTACAGAGGGGATGCTACCTGGGCCAGCAAAGCAAGGCAGGATATGCAGTGTTCTGCTGGTTATGGATTGTTCCTGGGTTCATTCTGATAAGGTCAAAAGAGGGAGGGGAACCAAGGAATTTGAGCTGACAGGGCTATTTGATGAACACCCAAACCAGGCACCTGCCTTTCCACACTTGGGAGGAGAGCCTCTGTGGGATGTGACTCATGTGTGACCAGGTGTTGAGCTCTCAGCCAGCAGTTGGAGTACTTGACCCTATGGCAGGGCTGTGACTAAGTCAGTGAGTGTAGCTTTTGCTCAGGGATGTGGACTAGGCACGTGCCGATCTGAGTAGAACTGTCTGGTTTTCCGTAGCTGGTGGAGAATTGCGTGTGCCTGCTGAGAAACTTGTCTTACCAAGTCCATCGTGAGATCCCCCATGCTGAACGCTACCAAGAGACTCCTCTGGCCACCACCAACAATGCTGGGCCCCATGCTGCAAGCTGTTTTGGTGCGAAGAAGGGCAAAGGTTCGTTGGCTGGTGACataaagaagcatttatttcagtgggGCTTGAGGGTGGTCTGGAATCTTTGTGATCTGTTCTGTCATCTCTCGTGTGAAAGCTAAGTTGTGGCTCTCTCTGGAAACACGGTGTCTTGTGCCTTCCCTTGCTTTGGGAAGTTACTGCTTGGCTCACTCAAAGCATTTGACACGAGCTAATGGTGCCCTTGTGGGTTTCTGTGGTGATGGGATGGTGGTGGATGGATAACCACTAACTTCAcatcttcccttttcttatGTGTtgtcccttccccttccctttgctttcttgcCAAACGATCTGCCCCATGATGCTGTCGGCACTTCTCTCCTCATGCCTCCTCTCTCTCCTGTCCTCTCCGCTTCGCCAATAGACGAATGGTTCTCCAGAGGTGAGTGTGCtcttgattttaatttttccttggTGAAAATGATTGGGTGCCTTTCTGAGCTCTTTGTTCCCTGCAGCTGGCCTCGTGCTGCCTGCAATGTGACTAATGTCCTCGGTGGCATGTAGCTTCTGCTCACCTCTGGGCTTGTTCTTGTAGCAAGTGGCAAAAAGCTGCTGGGCTGATGTGGATGGGAAAATGAGATGTCTTATGCCTCTGTGCTTGCCCTTTAAAGGTAAGAAGCTCCCCGAAGACCCTAGTGCAGATACAGTGGATTTTCCCAAAAGAACAACTCCAGCCAAAGGTATGTTGTCTAGCGCACTCAGGACTCTGATGCTTAGGGCTGCCTTCCCACAAGCAGTCTGGGAATGGCATGcatagctttttgttttctcactgaaaaGAGCCTCCTAAATGGGCAGAGGTTTGACTTGAAAGTAGTTTGTTTCTGGTTGCCCAGGCTcacaagctctgctgcaggcagccctgagGAGGCCTGCTGGTCTTGGTGGATGTGAGCGCTACCTCAAGACAGGCTTGTTGTGGCTGCAGAGGGAGCTGTTGCTCTTGGAGCTGAGGGACAGCGTggtggcacagccctgcaaagaGGCcccttctgctgtgtttttaaac is part of the Coturnix japonica isolate 7356 chromosome 5, Coturnix japonica 2.1, whole genome shotgun sequence genome and harbors:
- the CTNND1 gene encoding catenin delta-1 isoform X6, yielding MQDPGQIVEETYTMEEDPEGAMSVVSVETSDDGTTRRTETTVKKVVKTVTTRTVQQVPMGPDGLPLETSPVTSNYVQTMDRNFRKNGNGGPGSYLSQPGTATLPRNYHYPDGYGRPYDDSYPGSDHSYGSLSRVTRIDERYRPSMDTYRAPSRQDIYGPQPQVRVGGSNMDLNHFHPEPYGLEDDQRSVGFDDVDYGLMSDYGTARRAGTPSDARRRLRSYEDMLVDEVAPDRYYWAPLAQHERGSLASLDSLRKGAPAPGNWRQPELPEVIAMLSFRLDAVKSNAAAYLQHLCYRNDKVKTEVRKLKGIPVLVGLLDHPKKEVHYGACGALKNISFGKDQDNKIAIKNCDGVPALVRLLRKTHDMDLTEVITGTLWNLSSHDSIKMAIVDHALHALTDEVIIPRSGWEREPNEDSKPRHIEWESVLTNTAGCLRNVSSERSEARRKLRECDGLVDALIYILQSEIGQKDSDSKLVENCVCLLRNLSYQVHREIPHAERYQETPLATTNNAGPHAASCFGAKKGKDEWFSRGKKLPEDPSADTVDFPKRTTPAKGYELLFQPEVIRIYISLLKESKTPAILEASAGAIQNLCAGSWTYGRYIRSALRQEKGLSAIADLLTHDSERVVKAASGALRNLAVDLRNKELIGKHAIPNLVKNLPGGQQTPAKNLSEDTVVSILNTINEVIVDNLEAAKKLRETQGIEKLVLINKTGNRSEREVRAAALVLQTVWGYKELRKPLEKEGWKKSDFQVNLSNASRTQGGNSFDDSTLPLIDRNQKTDKKSSREEIQMSNMGPDNYSTLNEMDHSRTLDRSGDLRDTEPVKAAPLMQEEGQESQPEAEEDSAVFSPVSQKI